In Pseudomonadota bacterium, the following are encoded in one genomic region:
- a CDS encoding DUF3846 domain-containing protein: MAILYKTDGTQETILPKSGKQFTLAEMQAAVDGYIEPLYLPDGRVLLVNEDGKSRGFPYNELATFHGAMAGISMNDCVVGPALLCSHEEFADPPEEDDED; encoded by the coding sequence ATGGCAATACTTTATAAAACAGATGGAACACAAGAAACAATTCTTCCTAAAAGTGGAAAACAATTCACACTAGCAGAGATGCAAGCCGCAGTTGATGGTTACATTGAACCACTTTATTTGCCCGATGGTAGAGTGTTGTTGGTCAATGAGGATGGAAAAAGCAGAGGCTTTCCCTACAACGAATTAGCGACCTTCCACGGAGCAATGGCAGGCATATCTATGAATGATTGTGTTGTGGGTCCAGCATTACTCTGCTCCCATGAAGAATTCGCTGATCCACCGGAGGAAGATGATGAAGATTAA
- a CDS encoding HNH endonuclease — protein sequence MIVSCNNCNKTFKRKPSEIGDKVFCCRKCFNEYKEKTGWRLNPKTGSAKLCENCGVEIYVRKAERKRFCSRKCSGEWASKNLRGERASNYKNSAQIDFCKICGKKIVGYRSRSYCSQKCMGLGKRNRDNFTCAHCGIRFERAKSVSFHSKERGSSKQFCSRKCAVAHNVGINHPQWIKDRTKLKDKNRSLRYSKEMDEWRIAVFKRDDHTCQKCNKRGGYLNAHHIHTFAACPSRMFDTTNGITLCKKCHRKVTRREEKFVSFFESILRDR from the coding sequence ATGATTGTTTCATGTAATAATTGCAACAAAACTTTCAAAAGAAAACCAAGCGAGATTGGCGATAAGGTATTTTGTTGCAGAAAATGTTTTAACGAATATAAAGAAAAAACTGGGTGGAGACTTAACCCAAAAACTGGTTCTGCAAAATTATGTGAAAATTGTGGAGTAGAAATTTATGTAAGAAAAGCAGAACGCAAAAGATTTTGTTCAAGAAAGTGTAGCGGAGAATGGGCAAGTAAAAATTTGCGTGGTGAGCGGGCATCAAATTACAAAAACTCTGCACAAATTGATTTTTGCAAAATATGTGGCAAGAAGATTGTCGGCTATAGAAGCAGGTCATATTGTTCGCAGAAGTGCATGGGGTTAGGCAAGCGTAATAGAGATAATTTTACTTGTGCTCATTGTGGCATACGATTTGAAAGAGCCAAAAGCGTTAGTTTTCACAGCAAAGAGCGAGGTTCAAGCAAACAATTTTGTTCTCGGAAATGTGCTGTGGCCCACAATGTCGGAATCAATCATCCACAATGGATAAAAGACAGAACAAAACTAAAAGACAAAAACAGAAGTTTGCGATACTCCAAAGAAATGGATGAGTGGAGGATTGCGGTTTTCAAACGGGACGATCACACCTGCCAAAAATGCAACAAGCGTGGGGGATACTTAAACGCTCACCACATTCATACATTCGCCGCCTGTCCATCACGAATGTTTGACACCACAAATGGAATAACACTATGTAAGAAGTGCCATCGAAAAGTCACAAGACGAGAAGAAAAATTTGTGTCGTTTTTTGAGTCCATTTTACGGGACAGATAG
- a CDS encoding HNH endonuclease, translated as MLKFTNTKEGIEVWAAKVSLGIIYINKHPLFRPHNNVTFDARILSDILKKMKLVSPNGMKRLRRLKLEEVLKHIGKSRWKVWANSKLIWVPMKNQRMLLLGRSQECACCGLKATHFWLEHSGCKPPHLNMYGMNGQKEVMLTCDHIVPKSKGGQTKADNTQLLCSVCNSLKANHCMTLDELKEKRNKSNKN; from the coding sequence ATGTTAAAATTTACAAACACAAAAGAAGGTATTGAAGTATGGGCAGCCAAGGTAAGCCTTGGAATAATTTATATTAACAAACATCCCCTCTTTCGACCTCACAATAACGTAACATTTGATGCCAGAATATTATCAGATATTCTGAAGAAAATGAAGCTTGTCAGCCCTAACGGAATGAAGAGGCTGAGAAGGTTGAAACTAGAGGAAGTTCTCAAACATATCGGCAAGTCGAGATGGAAAGTCTGGGCTAATAGTAAGCTGATTTGGGTGCCGATGAAAAACCAAAGGATGCTCTTGTTGGGACGATCCCAAGAGTGTGCCTGTTGTGGATTGAAAGCCACCCACTTCTGGCTCGAACACAGTGGATGCAAGCCGCCACACCTGAATATGTACGGCATGAATGGGCAAAAGGAAGTGATGCTCACTTGCGATCATATTGTTCCTAAATCTAAAGGAGGTCAGACGAAGGCCGACAATACTCAGCTTTTGTGCAGTGTTTGTAACTCTCTTAAAGCCAATCACTGCATGACGTTAGATGAATTAAAAGAAAAAAGAAACAAATCAAATAAAAATTGA
- a CDS encoding AAA family ATPase — protein sequence MNQQHLAFNVMPEDAIRAYCNPDNPAAYSRALIGNKDALSRVGRILYGMLQFENHCCDGSCVVKKHPTRNIALIGGPGTGKTTVARTIAQAIMLPLVEIQPQTIESVNDVLTAVANVCEHTIAGNSTLELEEIGEEGSRYFSLPPMVVFIDEVHLLRDRLVQALLKATEPKDREMVTEKGWKVDCQHVFWIIATTERGRLNPAFDTRFAKITLNPYTQAEIAQIVKLNYPDWDMEKCQLVTKYGGRIPREVLPFAEDVELERKMNGGHTWKEIVIKVARQHGIDEHGMSKQQVAILTALGQEAVSKNRLCYVAGVQPEELQEFIMPPMLVSVEDQPALVAVDSRGYIITEAGRKELDKRGLKHASY from the coding sequence ATGAACCAACAACATCTTGCTTTCAATGTAATGCCGGAAGACGCCATAAGGGCTTATTGTAATCCCGATAACCCTGCTGCCTATTCCCGTGCCCTGATCGGCAACAAAGATGCCCTAAGCCGTGTCGGTCGCATTCTTTACGGAATGCTTCAGTTTGAAAATCATTGTTGCGATGGGTCTTGTGTAGTCAAAAAACACCCCACTCGCAATATAGCTCTTATTGGTGGTCCCGGCACAGGCAAAACCACCGTTGCCCGCACGATTGCTCAAGCCATTATGTTGCCATTGGTGGAAATTCAGCCTCAAACAATTGAATCAGTCAATGATGTTTTGACCGCCGTGGCCAATGTCTGCGAACATACCATCGCTGGTAATTCCACCCTTGAACTAGAAGAAATTGGGGAAGAGGGAAGTCGTTATTTTTCTCTGCCTCCAATGGTGGTTTTCATTGATGAGGTACATTTGCTGAGAGATAGACTTGTGCAAGCCTTGCTCAAAGCCACTGAACCAAAAGATCGGGAGATGGTCACAGAGAAAGGATGGAAGGTCGATTGCCAGCATGTTTTTTGGATTATCGCTACCACAGAGCGTGGGCGATTGAACCCCGCTTTTGATACTCGATTTGCCAAAATTACACTCAATCCCTACACCCAGGCTGAGATTGCACAAATTGTAAAATTGAACTATCCAGACTGGGATATGGAAAAATGCCAATTAGTTACCAAATACGGTGGTCGTATCCCCAGAGAAGTCTTGCCATTCGCTGAAGATGTCGAACTGGAAAGAAAAATGAATGGTGGACACACCTGGAAGGAAATTGTTATCAAAGTTGCTAGACAGCACGGCATTGACGAACATGGCATGAGCAAACAACAAGTGGCTATCCTCACTGCATTGGGACAAGAGGCTGTTTCCAAAAATCGATTGTGCTATGTCGCTGGGGTGCAACCCGAAGAATTGCAAGAGTTTATTATGCCCCCCATGCTGGTGTCTGTTGAAGATCAACCCGCCCTTGTGGCAGTCGATAGTAGGGGGTATATTATTACTGAGGCTGGACGAAAAGAATTGGACAAACGGGGATTGAAACATGCCTCGTACTAA
- a CDS encoding DUF2188 domain-containing protein — MAKKTKRLIYRVEWNKKSNGWVLTYPNKFQKYCWPVKADAVAEGRECARTAHEANGDLTQLVVHKKDGKIQFENTYGKDPSKYPG, encoded by the coding sequence GTGGCTAAGAAAACAAAGCGATTGATTTACCGTGTGGAGTGGAACAAGAAATCAAATGGTTGGGTGCTGACCTATCCCAACAAATTCCAAAAGTATTGTTGGCCCGTCAAGGCTGATGCCGTGGCAGAGGGCAGAGAGTGTGCCCGCACTGCCCACGAAGCAAATGGCGATTTGACACAATTGGTTGTCCATAAAAAGGATGGCAAGATTCAGTTCGAGAATACTTATGGCAAAGACCCATCAAAGTACCCAGGATAA